Genomic window (Nicotiana sylvestris chromosome 7, ASM39365v2, whole genome shotgun sequence):
caatgTGAACCTTAACCACTTGTTTGAATAGCCTGCTGTTTGAACCAATTTTCCTCCCCCTAACTAAGCACTAGATTGGTATTGAGATTATGTAAAaacaaaagtgtggggtggtggtttggtttttgaagtGGAACCATGGAAATAGAGAAAAGGTGCAGAATGTGaagcataaaaagaaaaacaCCACAAAAAAAGGTGGTAGCTTGTACAAACTGCACCTAATGTATGGGGATGTATAAATAAATGTGGTGGAGTGTTGGCTTATAAAATGATGATTGTTAAATTCAAcgtaattgtattaaaagtgcttagggaagttagtcactatatccaaatgtatcctacccgtcccttagcttACATTACAACCAACtaaagtcctattgatcttagactgagtggGGCTCGATTAGTCGAGTATTACACTAGGGggaagcctatggtgcatctttttgGCATATGTATGTTCTTTTTGGAGAGTGAGCGAATTATGTCTaattgagttcctaattgttatcAATATCATTATATatatggaactactctcttgtgtgatgtgagggcatgtgattcacaaaggaaaggtGCATCTTGACTGTTGTGTAGAGTGGATTGAGTAAGTGCAAATGTTACAGGATACGAAAAACTTGATTCTTGAGGTAAAAGCTGCTCACTACTAGGTGTAACTCTTGTGAAATGTTCATGGCGTGAGTCGTTGAGGGAAAAGCATAGGGAATGAATTTTTATGGAGTGTGGtgaattgctcgaggactagcaataatttaagtgtggggtgttgataataggctatatagttgttatttacaccataattgcccatgctttgttgttgttttattatgtaagttgccaataaaatgctttaattaatgCTATTTGGTTTCGTAGGGAATATAAGATGTGAGGAAGCAACATGAAGTGTTTGGAGGCAATAACGTGAAGAAAACACCCACTCCAGGAGTACCCGAACACAAAAGAGtagaaaaagagagaaggaacGCGGAGCAAAGAGCCTAGCTACTCACTGCGGTTGCCACCGCGGTTCGCGCTGCGGTTGGAGGCAGTGTCCTTCGCGGTCAGCGCCGCGGTCGATGCCACGGCTGTGACGGCGTGTGTACAGTCCAGAAATTTAAGGGGCCAAAGTGCCAATTCGGGAAAGCTTAtgtaaaacccttataagatGTAGGAAACTCGCCCAAGAAAAGGGGGCTGATTTTGAGATTATTTtggcaagaagaacaagtgtgagagatcacccaaaacatcatagttcttattctcttctatttttcttgcaAAATTTCGATTATGAATATTTTCGTAGTTTATTCGTacgttgtcatgagtagctaaatactttaATCTAAGATTTTGGTGAAACCCGTTGGGAATGACTTGGTTGTTACATTAATATAGTTTGAAttggttgttaatctctatttgttcatctacgttttgattgtggttagttgaaagggccctcaattatccgttcctatttattatgtatcttcttGAGAGAGTGTGCATATTTAGGTAGCTGTTTGAACAACATTATTCCCGGAGTATAGACGAGagtcataaccgagggtttagaggttggattagagataacgataccttgggtgcaatctaaaagaATGGTAATGAGAATCTAGCTAgcgtagcttgagagagtgcgtctagtaaattatcataattgcttGAGAGAGATTTATGATAACTGGAGAGTTCTTGATTGATAGAGACAACTAAGGCATCGCTATAAGAACCATACAACCAAGGAAATCACCAACGGGGGAAACCAATACCTTAGACCTTGTTTCAAACTATTTACACATCAAGCATAGTTAATTTTCAGCTGTTAATTATTTTCAGACTTTAGTTGTTAGAAATATTATTAATTGTGAATTACAAAGTTTGGGAAAATTGATTCTGTGAATTTAGTAAATCCgtcaaaagtaattgataggttaattctctgtggttcgtctctgggcagaatactcagattatatttgatACGTCCGTGTGTGTCTTTGTATAAGGCATAGTTTGGCGTTATCACCTAACTACTAGCTAAAGACATGGTCAAAGCAGTAAAGAAAACAGTAAAGTAGCTGATGGTTAACTTATGCTCTAATAGGGGTAAGGTGTGTGTATGCATTACCCTTCTCAGACCCCACCTGCGAGATTACACTGAGTTCGTTGTTGTCATGTGAAACTTGATTATCCTTCAGAATCTTACATAGGGAAATTCTTAATCGCAGTTGCTGCGGCCATGCCCATCCCAACAATTTTAATCATTCATCCAATTGGCTGATGCTTTAGGTCGGATGCACCCCATGTTCGCGATCCCAAGCTTTTGTCTTCTTTCAACCTACCAAGTATACAGATCTCAATACTTAGTTTTTGATGCAGAGAATGTCACAAGTTCTATTTACCATAGTTTATTACAACATTGTGCACAAACCCCAAAAGGCAGCTGTGAAATATGAAAAGGGAAGAATGTAACTATGGTAAGTGACAAGAGCCCTTGATAAGTGCAGGCTACAGTGGGGAACAACTTACACCAAAACTAAATTATTACTTATGACTTTGTTTGTAGGGCCAAAGGGTGTACATCTTTTCCATCAATGGGCCAAATTGATATTTTTGCTCTTCTGCTTGTTCCTTTTCACCATGTTGTTAAACAGAGATAATGAAAAGAAAGGAATTATTGTAGTTGTTTAAACTGGACACATGCTTCTGGACAAAGGCCAATATTCCCAGCCATTCCCTTCCATTCTACTCTACCTAATTCATCTCCCTAGGCTTTTCTCTGTCTCCCATACATTCACTTAATAATGTATCTTTCATTTCTAACCTATTTTTTAGCTTTTTGTCCTCCTGTTACATAATATCACTGGAATTATCTAGTCCTTCTTCACATATGAACATGCCATTTACAATATCATTTATTTTCACTGAGAGCCTAAATAGAGCGAAATGAATATAGATTTATATAGCTGAACTCGACTAGTTTTTAATTGAGACATAATTGGTTGATTGATATTGCATTTTTTCCCATcaaggggagccttggagcaacggtcAAGTTGTTTCCGtgtataggtcacgggttcgagtcgTGAAATCGCAACTGATACTTGCATCAGGATAGGCTGCGGGCTGCCTATTTCACACCTCCTTGGGGTGTAGCTCTTCCCCAAACCCCGTATAAACGTGAGATGCTTTGTGCATAGGctacttttttttacttttcccaCCACAAAGCCAAAAAAGGAAAGTCACACATTTGGCCTCTCgacaaaaaattatttatatcCGCTAGGCAATATAAACATATTATACCTACTTATacatatattaaacaactacagtTATTTTTTGGGGGAAAGGTGGCTATACAGTGTAAAATTTCTGGGAAAAAAAAGGATTACAAAACTAGTACTACTTGGGATCTTCAATCGATTGTTGTGTAGCCCACAAGCGGTGTTACTCTATTATAGTCTAAAGTGATTATTGCACCACTATGGATTCCTAACCCTGccactctttttcttttgctttcactttttccttttctatagAACTCTTTTGATTTTCCTTTCTATTGCTttaattttctaaggaaaaaGTTCACAAGCACCTAGAACAACTTTTATTACTTGATCCTGGAAGTCCCATCATTGCAAGATTTGTAAAACATTGATTCATCAATTTTTTCTGAAAATAATTACATTTTAAAGAACTACATAAGCAGTATTATTAAGCGCGAAAAAATAGTTGGTATCTAATTTTGGGGGTTTTTTGTTGGTATTTTTCACAATATGGTGATAATATATCAATGAATTATAATTTCAGATTAGTTAGAATCGTTTTTATATTTATGTATTCATTCTAGTGTATTCAAAAGAATTatcataattatattattttcatACGGATGGTTACTTTTCTTCCATCCAAACTATAAGGTTgattatattttgaaaaaaattagaCATGTTGAGTCCATCGTTGTTGCATTTTTTTACAGATAACTTcgaaaaatatatatgtgtatgtgtgtatatatatcttAAATAACAGGTACTATATATTTTGATTGGCATTTTAAGATTTAAATTTTAGACAATTGCACTAAGGGGCATACTTGACTTTTTTTGCGCTGCCTGAGTTTGATTCCGACTGTACTATTTGCTTGAATTTTTATTTGGCAGTGCCCGTACAATTTTCAAATCTTGGATCCGCCTCTACCCTAATGTATCGAGAAATGAGGTGAAGATAGTGATGATcttcaaaaataattattattatggATAAAGTGGGGAAAATATAACGTCTAAAATAGAGACAACCATTTTCAGAAACCATGACACTTAATTTGATGAGATGGAGGGAGTAATAATAACACATTAAATTacattcataatataaaaatacaatTGCATAATATTTCACGTTGATCTATGATGATAATCAATAAGAAAAGAGTGTTTTGCGTGATTTGGCAACCAAACTCAATGCCTATAAAGCCCACACGTTCTAAAAAAATCCTACCTTTCCCACCAAAGCACATGATCCCATAATGAAAGATCAAAGACACTTAGAATCCATAATCATGTCAACACTTTCCACCTTTACTCCGCCTCAACTCTCCGATCTAACACATTACTTCTCCGCCCTCTACCACCGCCATCACCGCCGTATTTTCTCTCTCCTCTCTTCTCCCACCCTCTTTTCTCTCACCTTACACCACCTCCACTCCCTCTCCTTACACAACAAGTCTCTCCTTATAGCCAAACACCTATTGTCCAAACTTGCAATATTCACTCATTTCATGCACAATAACACAATCTTGCCACCACCCTCCACCACCTCTATGAAACTCTGCGATTTAGACGCcgtcctcctcctcctcctgctCTGTGAACTCCGCCAACATGATCCAGAAGCAGTACTCGATCTCCCTCCATCCAGGTGCGCGTTAGATAGTTTGTAATCTATATGAAGTAATACACGGGTCATTTGGTTTGAAACAAGTTATACTGAGATTAGTTATTGTTTGGATTAATTATATTGAGATTAGTTATGTTGGCATTAGTTATCTGATATTATTTCTTATTGACTATTTGACATGCCGTATTAATCCTGGGATTGTTAATTTTACTGCTCGGGATACTATTCCATCCTTTGGCAGGAATAAGTTATTCCGGTAGCTAGTTTTAATCTTGGGATAACTTAGTAACCAAACAAGGGATAAGATAGTACTAAATTTTCATCCCAGAAATTATCCCCGAAGCTTTTTGCATTAAAATACTTGATTTTTAATTGTTTTATTGAATACTTGAATCAAACTATGAATGTACATTTTATTTCCATGAATCATGATATGTGATGACAGTTCTGATCAATAACCTTCTTCCGACTCTACTAATAATTCATGTCTTTTTCGAGAAATAGCTTAGTCAATTTGCCGTACAAAAACTTGTCTGTATATTTTCCCAAAATATGTAGTGTTCTTTTGATTAACTCTGTCTTTTTATATGCTTTTTCTTAATAGGTGGCGCCTTATTCTTTGTCAATACATTGCCAAAGACGCGCTAAAATTTTCTACCATTAGGGGCTCTAACAGAGAAGTTATAATGAAGTTCATTGAGATGGTGGCAAAATGCAAGAACTTTATCAATGCCATGAATCATACAGGTAATCAGTGATTTACTCAGGATTTTTCGTAAGAAATATCAATATTTAAAGAAGTGAACAAGTGAATATATCATTATAATAACAAATAGTTTTGATATTTATACCcagtattttatttttcttattataatatatacatatttaGCAAATTATTAGACGAAGTGGTGTTCCATGATACCGCTGAGACAACGTATATATTCGCCGAATAACGACGGATGTATAGTTCGAGGCATGGGTTCAATTGaatcattattttttatttaatataaatattctattttgaaatttatattttcaaagaactcagaaTTTAGTAAATTTTGAATCCATCTCTGCCGATGCAGATAGTAGTGGAGGAAAAAATAGGAAGGAAGTGGCGACATCAGTGGCGGTAGTGGTGGCGCTGCCGTCAGTGGAAGTGAGTGGCGGCGGAGGGGGAGAGTGTGTTATATGCAAAGAAGAGATGAAAGAAGGAAGAGATGTTTGTAAATTGCCATGTCATCATTTGTTTCATTGGATATGTATTTTGCCTTGGTTGAAAACGAGGAACACATGTCCATGTTGCCGGTTTCAGCTACCGTCCGATGATGTTTTCGCCGAGATCCGACGGTTGTGGGAGGTTGTTGTCAAGACAAGTGCTAGTGCAAAGTTTGTAGGAGTTGATTAATTCAGTCATGAAAATTGCATGGATCAAATTTTAGTACCAATCTTAATTTATCAGCTTAATTATATTAATAGCCAAGAGTTAAAAAAATCTTGTAGAAATACATGATAGTTTTGATAGGTTCTTTCTTCTGATCAAATTATGTTGCAATCTTCATTTACCATTTATCAATCAATTATACCTCAGTTACAAATCATTTGAACGATTACGTTATTCATTAAATTCATGATTCGGGAAATTCAtcataatttgattatttttatgATGACGATCAAGTTATTGTaacttttctcttttattttgatttgagaCTTATTGCTCTGCGGGACTGTCAAATTAATGATGCTTTATAATAAAAATGAGAGTAATTTCATTATCTTATAATTAATACTAATGGTcacatattgaaaatatatttttatgatAACAGTCGATTTATTGTaacctttttcctttatttcGATTTGAGACTGGTTGCTTTACGGGAGTATCAAATTAATGATGCTTTATAATTATAAGGAGAGTATTTTTATCATCTTAGAATTAATACTTATGCCAtatgtcacacttcctttttgcgcgcctaccccgaaggataaatgcgtgagggagtttttccaatttaagtgacaatattcgaaatgagattatttatttaattcagagtcgccacttgggaaatgtttggcttttggtgtcccaagtcaccggtttatcttgaatcccaaatcgaggaaattttcgactttccaaatgaagtctgcgaaccagaaattctaagtaaggaattctgttgacccgagggaaggtgttaggcacccacagatcccgtggttctagcacggtcgcttaaattgttataatggctaaatatatgattttaatacatgttatgacttgtgtgcttttattaagtttaaaccgcttttattattattattttttaatagaattgcaacgtcgtgaaaacgtatctcgaacctcgtcacaatcaatgtacccgtggtcatagacacgtttcgactccgttgagatttggacttaggtcacataaatgcgcacccaagtttaggaaagtaatattattaaaaacgtgcctaaagagactagcacgttattatttttggggaggacCGTGaatttcgctaaacggcccatcccaaattctaagtatttaatatatacatttatgagggcctCGCGGTTTGTGcgttttattcggcgaggctcgtctcatttattttaaaaggataatcttaaaattactacattttctatttttgttcgtctcaaaaatgaaagaagaaaatatatgctaattaaattacatgcttggcaaGTTCGGGCCTCTTATCAATTattagattacaaaagatgctaGCGCAAAATTGCGATCGAATTTGCTCAAAAGAAAATTGTTTCGTGTCTTATTCTATAATTAAATATtaccaaaagaaaaatgaaattataaataaaatatggaAATGACGAACAatattattaaaacaaacaaattaTTCTTTAACTAACTTAGACTTcacattattagatgaattgaaccattggaactaattattttttttttaactatTTGAACCTGAACCAACCTTGACTACCAATGCATACGAAAGTTGTTAAAACTTAATTGACACTTTGAAAATCTATTACATTTAAAGGAACTCTAACAAGCCTTGTTCGAAATCAACTCATGTCTAATCAAGTTaatgaccttagccttactaCATCGAATCAAACTTCAAATACGGCAGACCTGCGGATTCTGCGAAATTACTGGCTTAATATCCTACTTTACTAATTTGAGTCAACATTTAACATGCTTATTTTCAGATTACCACTGCGGGATATGACATTTATAAGCTATCTACATAATTTAACATTCTGTCACAAAAATCTACATGCCTAAAACAGTTCCAACTATACAGTCACGTTTCTATTATTCATACAGAATATAAAAACAGAGCTAATATTGGATAAATCTACTTCATTTAACATCTATGGCATTAAAGACGACAAATAGCATCCAAATGTGCAGGTTTGCTGCATAATTCCGTTTCAACTTCAACTCGGGTTACATCAAGGTGATtcgaaatatgtacctggaattcaatgttcaaaggaagaagaagaaaaagtcaagcaggagcagtagcaacaacacagcgacagcaggttcagcaacagcAAAACCAATAACGACCAGTGGAATaaaccagtaacagattgaaaaccagcagtaccaaaatgcaatcgcagtcaaagcagaagagagacggatacgagacgcagtagtttactgattttgaataataCTCAAGGAAAAGCAAACGGAAtttattcaagtaaaagttcaacttgtttttctcctttgctctcaaattctgatttctcaaaattcagtcaactctctcaactttcTTTTTTCTATCCGtcccttatttttttaaaagtccTCCCCAATGtgtaaaaatgactctatttataaccaagactcttgtcttgaaccactaacccaAATATTCTCATGATTGCAtgctttgttccccactacctTAAACAAATTaattattccccactattttgtgtcttgtcccccactatattaaactaaagagTTATTCCCCACTATCTTGTGTCtcgtcccccattatattaaacaaatatatcacctccccactaatttatgtcttgtcccccaccatgtactattttaatattgttaatgcatagtggacggagcacttagattaaataattgttctaattttcaattccaaaaatacccctccgaacttactgaaattaccattttacccctgaaaatactgcaatttaacatttctaccccatcagctatatccaatccgcctaatcaattctaaacaaaatacaacaactataaccaattcctaaacaaattcaaactaaatgatgaacagcaAAGAAACAAACTGGAATTactttgactgaacaatattttttttcttttaacaacaaacctactttcagattcaacaacaataacaaacaagaacactaaactcaaaaaatcaattgatcttcaaattaaatctaacaacattataactaACACACTTccatattaaaactaaacaagaacaaatgcaTAAAAACAcacggaagaaataatcaagaaatgaatcaaacatatattgatttcaaatccgaaaatatcaaacaagaTACGGACAGaactgaaacttaaaccaactaaccggatcggaaacAACGAagaactcgaacggaaacaaatcttcccggaaactttgaaaccaacataactcgaatctgcccagaaaatAACTCGACGAGTAGGAATGCAGCAGTGGCGGTGCTGGTTCGTTTGTTTTGACAAGAAGAAGAacgaagcaacaacaacaaatgcTGCTCAACTGGACGGGCAGTAGCAGCCATGGTCGtcgagaagatgaagctgagTGGTCGTTTGGGCTGTTCGTTGGTTCAAAGGAGATGGTGGTGGAGGGCAGTCCATGGATGAGCTTGAGCTCGCCATGGAGAAGACAAAGCAgcaaggggcagccatgggagctggaCCTCGAGGGTAGTCGTTCATGGCGGAGCTTCGTGGAGGAGGAAAATGGCGGTGGCTGGAGCTGTTCGTGGTTGACGAAGCAGAAGCAGCAGCAACGAACGACTGGTgaagggtggtcgtttggtggtcgCCGCTGGTCGTCGAGAAAGAAAGCcgctgtagacacctgatttttgaccctccccgagaattttcacatttttagcgtgaatatgtgaaattgggtccaatatagccattttaactattttactttatttcgttgcaaaaagaaaaaatcacaaaaatacatatataaattttagtttatgtatttctcataaacttgaaaaaatacaaaaattgtactttagtttggtactttatataaattcgaaaattacaaaaaaaatataattcaattAATGTTTTGTattcattttaattttggaaaaatacaaaaaatattactttatattttgtctttattaaaaaacgaaaattacaaaaaaaatagttttattaatattttgtagctattttaatcttggaaaatattaataaaaaagaGATATagtttcgttttaaatattagtcttatttttggtagttattagttaagcaacgtcgtgttcttgttctcggatccgggcaaaagaataatattcgggttcaaactacccgtttttaggcctaatttcggacctaacccataataatccgagtccaccacacatgagaggacacgcgtggggaacacggacggaatcccgtacacggggaaccccaccacgcgtggggaacacaagtcttgaaccccaccacgcgtggggctcatttattttggcaaaagggatcaaatacacggacaaaaaagGATTTGAGAGGACGGAGAAAAATTGGAAGAAGCACTGTTCATGCTTCTTCTTCCTGAAGAAGTAAAACAAAACCCTACGCCCCCACGTCCAAAACGACCACTCCCTCACGTCGGAAAAACCCTCACCTTCACCGACGCCTGAAACCATCTGCAACCACCACCACCCCTCGTCGGAGCTCCAGCTCCAGTC
Coding sequences:
- the LOC104223249 gene encoding E3 ubiquitin-protein ligase SGR9, amyloplastic; translation: MKDQRHLESIIMSTLSTFTPPQLSDLTHYFSALYHRHHRRIFSLLSSPTLFSLTLHHLHSLSLHNKSLLIAKHLLSKLAIFTHFMHNNTILPPPSTTSMKLCDLDAVLLLLLLCELRQHDPEAVLDLPPSRWRLILCQYIAKDALKFSTIRGSNREVIMKFIEMVAKCKNFINAMNHTDSSGGKNRKEVATSVAVVVALPSVEVSGGGGGECVICKEEMKEGRDVCKLPCHHLFHWICILPWLKTRNTCPCCRFQLPSDDVFAEIRRLWEVVVKTSASAKFVGVD